From the Thermoproteota archaeon genome, the window TCCAAAATTATACAGTAAAATCCATTGTTCAAGATTTTTAGAAATACTTTTGGCACGTGAATGCCGTTTCTTCATAATGCTAATCACTTCATAATAATCTTTGAAATGAGGAAAATTAATTTTAATTTCATTACTAAATTCAACATTATGGTTACTGAGCTGTTCAAAGCGAGATGGACCAAGGATATAAAAAATTTTAAGATTATTAAGAATTAGAGAGCAAGTTTTCCAATAAATCAAATTTTGAGTACGTTTAGGTGATAAAATATTTGTTCGAACATATGACTTATCTATAATTTGGCATCTTCCTGGCGGATAATAAAACAATAAAAGAGAATTCGTAACGTTTTGACATTTTAAAATCTCCCAAAATCCAAGAGGTTGATTAAGTTCATATGGATTAGGACCATGATGGATACTCCATAATCCATATTTAGACGCATTTGACAAATCAGATAATTTTTCTGATGACAGATTAATAATGAGATCAAGGTTTTCATCTTTTATTTTAGAGGTGGATGATGCAGAATTAATGTTGGTGATTTTTAATGATGGATCTATTTCTAATTTTTTTATTTTTTGTGAGTCATCTTCTCCAAGCTGACGATTCGATTCAATTTTTTCAAATATATTTTTGAAAATATTATCTATAAAGGTAAATTTGGGCGAAAAGTCATTTGTACCTGAAGATATTATTAAATTAGATATTGTTGCAAAATGAGACTTGTTTATTTCTTCTATGATATAATATTGCCAATGTGGGATTTCAATGTCTTTTACTATTATCCCAATTTTTAATATCGTATTTTCAAAATGATTCATGTTTGTCATGGCTAAGAAAATTCGGTAAAATTTAACCCTTTTAGAATTATTATTTACAAAAATTGTAAATCATATTTACTAGTAAAATATTCTACTATTATCAAAAGTTTTATTGATAAATAATGACAAAATTCAAACAAAGAAAATGTGAAAATAATGAAAAAATATGTTTATGAAGATCAAAATGAGCTAAATTGGCTTCATTATATTCGGGATATTGAACTTAGTACGATTTTGAGTTTTTTTCCTAAACAAAAAATTAAGATATTGGAATTAGGCGGAGGAGAGGGGTATTTAGCAAAACGAATCAATGAGATTGGACATGATATAACTTCCATAGACCTTAATCCACGGTTTCCTCAAGATTTTCCAGTGCAAAAAGCCAACGCTGAGAATCTAGATTTTTCAGAGGAGTCGTTTGATGTAGTTTTTTCCTCTCATGTGGTAGCTCACATAGCAGATCCAGAAAAAGTGTTTGATGAACTTAAACGGGTTTTAAAAAAGGATGGGATAATAATACATATTGTTCCATCACCTTGGTGGTCATTAATAACAAATTTTTGGCATTATTGTTTTATTCCAAAATATCTATTCAGATCTATTAAAAAAAGAATTTCCAAAGTACAAAGTGAAAATAGGGATACCAAACACCAAGTAGATGAAAAGAAAAAAACCATCAAAGATTTATTTGCAAATCCAATAGGAGTAAATCCAAGTTTTGTTCACGAATTAATTTATTTTAGAAAAAATTCATGGAAAATATTTTTTGATAAACATGGTTTTGAGATAATTGCTGTAAAAAAGTGTCCTCAATTATCATCAGGATACGGTGTGTTTAAGAATAAATTACTAAATCAACGAAAATTTATTGCTCAGAAATTTTTTTCTAGTTCATATTGTTTTGTTTTGAAAAAAGCTACTGCCTTATAGCGACTCTACCAGTTTCATCAATTCGGTTTAGCAGTATTGAAATATTATTTTCAGAAAAATATTCATCAACTGCTTTTCTGGCACCTTGCCAATATCCATAGTCATCAATTATTAACACCCCATTCTTTGTAAGACGAGGAAACAAATGAATCAATTCATGCTTTGTTGATTGATACCAATCAGTATCCAAACGAAGTAATGAAATTTTGTTAGGTGCGTTAGATGGTATTGTATCCTCAACTTTTCCTTTTATAAGATGAAATTTTTCTTGAGGATATTTAGTACTAAAAATTGCTCTTTTTACATCATCAAGGGTTGCACGACACCATTCTGAACTATCTTGGCTAATTTTGGTTTTTTCAAATTCTTTAGATGCTGGAACTTCAGAAAATGAGATATCATCACTAGAAGGTTCTGGCATTCCCTCAAAAGTATCAAATAGGTAAAGATCTTTTTCAATTTTGTTCAGATTCAAAAGTGTTTTTGCTACGGTCATCATTGATCCTCCTTTCC encodes:
- a CDS encoding macrocin O-methyltransferase codes for the protein MKNLIKKSVRKVAQSAGYDIIQGKASEFPPDFNEEHVSIIKLVRPYTMTSNERIFTLIESVKYIVNNKIPGDIVECGVWKGGSMMTVAKTLLNLNKIEKDLYLFDTFEGMPEPSSDDISFSEVPASKEFEKTKISQDSSEWCRATLDDVKRAIFSTKYPQEKFHLIKGKVEDTIPSNAPNKISLLRLDTDWYQSTKHELIHLFPRLTKNGVLIIDDYGYWQGARKAVDEYFSENNISILLNRIDETGRVAIRQ
- a CDS encoding class I SAM-dependent methyltransferase, coding for MKKYVYEDQNELNWLHYIRDIELSTILSFFPKQKIKILELGGGEGYLAKRINEIGHDITSIDLNPRFPQDFPVQKANAENLDFSEESFDVVFSSHVVAHIADPEKVFDELKRVLKKDGIIIHIVPSPWWSLITNFWHYCFIPKYLFRSIKKRISKVQSENRDTKHQVDEKKKTIKDLFANPIGVNPSFVHELIYFRKNSWKIFFDKHGFEIIAVKKCPQLSSGYGVFKNKLLNQRKFIAQKFFSSSYCFVLKKATAL